The Takifugu rubripes chromosome 3, fTakRub1.2, whole genome shotgun sequence genome contains a region encoding:
- the LOC115249203 gene encoding probable dual specificity protein kinase YAK1 homolog: MLSMDFFDALELRKGKPLCVSKIRPIAKQLFMALSDLKKLGILHTDLKPDNIMLVDQRGLKIKLIDFGLALRTHEARTGTIMQASGLRAPEIMLSLPFSYPLDIWGVGQILLFLYNPQTIRNYSSYQNMRHIIDLLGMPPNYILNAGRYTSRYFVKVANHSGYSWRLKTPAEYGPANLKNFKDVPQCFRYSLTQLFSANPTNDKNEMKDRRALYDLLKKLFHFDDLLRISPEKALQHDFITMGHLRTVESKDYLKMCEKMNSLAFTEVSADNSNEKRNEKNLFESEIRRSSQKEAKTLEKEEKPTKEGDIKSFMGKVFKAECSESSEAETSETSEAEAIMSLKGQFTQSLEEIDCEPSQKEIIGTLPEKDINFSEELLCLSLNSKSTEGEANKDKHTESQVEEESESSQKEICDTKSTESPVEYIESLQQESSEESISDTSCADTSVENDTSLCEEESVSSNGTSDGASSEADSYSSEGVSCSDSCDYSDATTSENGSKSPPKKKRVFRVKVSKWFAKVCRHIKSVSCSCMEVNCVE, translated from the exons ATGCTGAGCATGGACTTCTTTGATGCTCTTGAATTAAGAAAAGgcaaaccactgtgtgtgtctaaaATTCGACCAATTGCAAAGCAG ctgtttatggCTCTATCAGACCTCAAGAAACTTGGAATCCTGCACACCGACTTAAAACCAGACAACATCATGTTAGTGGACCAAAGaggattaaaaattaaactaatcgaCTTTGGACTGGCACTTCGGACCCATGAGGCCAGGACAGGGACCATCATGCAGGCATCTGGACTGAG ggctcCAGAAATTATGCTCAGTCTCCCCTTCTCGTATCCACTTGATATTTGGGGAGTTGgccaaatccttttgtttttatacaACCCTCAAACCATCCGCAATTACTCATCATATCAAAAC atgagacacatAATAGATCTACTGGGTATGCCCCCAAACTACATATTAAATGCTGGGAGGTACACCAGCAGATATTTTGTAAAGGTGGCAAACCATTCTGGTTAttcatggagattaaag acaccagcTGAATATGGTCCAGCTAATTTAAAGAACTTCAAAgatgttcctcagtgttttagatattctctaacacaattgttttcg GCAaatccaacaaatgacaaaaatgaaatgaaggaccgCAGGGCTCTTTATGATCTCCTTAAGAAattattccactttgatgatCTTCTGAGAATCTCTCCTGagaaagccctgcagcatgactttataacaatggggcacctgagaacagtggagagcaaagacta cttgaaaatgtgtgaaaaaatgaacagtttggcgttcacagaggtttcagctgataattcaaatgagaagagaaacgaAAAGAACTTATTTGAATCAGAAATAAGAAGGTCATCTCAGAAAGAGGCAAAGACtttggagaaggaagagaagcccACCAAAGAAGGAGACATCAAATCCTTTATGGGaaaagtgttcaaggcagaaTGCAGCGAGTCCTCTGAGGCAGAAACCAGTGAGACTTCTGAGGCAGAAGCCATCATGTCCTTGAAAGGACAATTCACACAATCTCTAGAGGAAATAGACTGTGAgccctcacaaaaagaaatcatcgggaccttaccagaaaaagacattaatttctcagaggagcttctgtgcctTTCTCTTAACAGTAAGTCAACTGAAGGGGAGGCCAATAAGGACAAACATACAGAGTCCCaagtggaagaagagagtgaGTCCTCACAGAAGGAAATCTGTGATACTAAATCCACGGAGAGCCCAGTGGAATACATAGAGTCCTTGCAACAAGAGTCCTCTGAAGAGTCTATTAGTGATACTTCTTGTGCAGATACCTCAGTTGAAAATGATACCTCATTATGTGAGGAAGAATCAGTCTCCAGTAATGGAACTTCTGATGGtgcatcctctgaagctgaCAGCTATTCATCAGAGGGTGTCTCCTGTAGTGACTCCTGTGACTACTCTGATGCCACAACTTCTGAAAACGGCAGCAAATCACCTCCTAAAAAGAAACGCGTGTTTAGGGTTAAAGTCTCTAAATGGTTTGCCAAAGTCTGCAGGCATATAAAGAGTGTATCCTGTAGCTGCATGGAAGTCAACTGTGTTgaatag
- the LOC115249204 gene encoding homeodomain-interacting protein kinase 1-like produces MPSTINKVSAGDVLHSRKSGFVVQEIIGEGAFGQVARCQNMNTKATVAIKFIKDSKEFESGQREKMILERIHSSLRVNHAHFVKLLDHFQHNSQLSLVYEMLSMDFFNALKLRKGKPLCLSKIRPIAKQLFMALSDLKKLEILHTDLKPDNIMLVDQRGLKIKLIDFGLALRTHEAKTGTIMQATGLRAPEIMLGLPFSYPLDIWGVGQILLFLYNPQTIRNCSSYQNMRHIIDLLGMPPNYMLNAGRYTSRYFVKVANHSGYSWRLKTPAEYGPANLKNFNDVPQCFRYSLTQLFSANPTDDKNEMKDHRALYDLLKKLFHFDDRLRISPEKALQHDFITMGHLRTVESKDYLKMCEKRGFS; encoded by the exons atgccatcaacaataaataaag tcagtgctggtgatgttctacacagcaggaagtctgggTTTGTTGTGCAGGAGATTATAGGTGAAGGAGCATTTGGTCAAGTAGCCAGGTGCCAAAACATGAATACAAAAGCGACTGTGGCGATCAAGTTCATCAAGGATTCCAAGGAATTCGAAAGTGGCCAAAGAGAA aaaatgatatTGGAACGCATCCATTCCAGTCTTCGTGTGAATCATGCACACTTTGTGAAGCTCTTGGACCATTTTCAACACAACAGTCAGCTCTCTCTTGTGTATGAGATGCTGAGCATGGACTTCTTTAATGCTCTTAAATTAAGAAAAGGCAAACCACTGTGTCTGTCTAAAATTCGACCAATTGCAAAGCAG ctgtttatggCTCTATCAGACCTCAAGAAACTTGAAATCCTGCACACCGACTTAAAACCAGACAACATCATGTTAGTGGACCAAAGaggattaaaaattaaactaatcgaCTTTGGACTGGCACTTCGGACCCATGAGGCCAAGACAGGGACCATCATGCAGGCAACTGGACTGAG ggctcCAGAAATTATGCTCGGTCTCCCCTTCTCGTATCCACTTGATATTTGGGGAGTTGgccaaatccttttgtttttatacaACCCTCAAACCATCCGCAATTGCTCATCATATCAAAAT atgagacacatAATAGATCTACTGGGTATGCCCCCAAACTACATGTTAAATGCTGGGAGGTACACCAGCAGATATTTTGTAAAGGTGGCAAACCATTCTGGTTAttcatggagattaaag acaccagcTGAATATGGTCCAGCTAACTTAAAGAACTTCAATGAcgttcctcagtgttttagatATTCTCTAACACAATTGTTTTCG GCAAATCCAacagatgacaaaaatgaaatgaaggaccACAGGGCTCTTTATGATCTCCTTAAGAAattattccactttgatgatCGTCTGAGAATCTCTCCTGagaaagccctgcagcatgactttataacaatggggcacctgagaacagtggagagcaaagacta cttgaaaatgtgtgaaaaa agaggtttcagctga
- the LOC115249205 gene encoding uncharacterized protein, giving the protein MAICNIVVENNAITLREIQTTILQDNDTFANIQTVSISTIDRVLKKQHMRMKQLYTVPFERNGERVKELRYHFVQRMMELEASEPPCHFIYMDEAGFNLTKRRRRGRNLIGHRATIDVPGQRGGNITMCAAISDNGVLTHIPLMGPYNSERLIAFLDTLYRDHILGGPAENMAQPKYAIIWDNVSFHKSNLVRQWYANHNRMVMEFLPPYSPFLNPIEEFFSAWRWKVYVREPHTQVTLLAAMDAACQDITADSCRAWIRHARRYYPRCLAREDIRCDVDENLWPNRQEREEAEDQD; this is encoded by the exons ATGGCTATCTGCAACATTGTTGTGGAAAACAACGCCATTACACTAAGAGAGATACAGACTACTATTTTGCAGGACAACGACACATTTGCAAACATCCAAACAGTCAGTATCTCTACCATTGATAGAgtgctaaaaaaacaacacatgcgCATGAAACAGCTATACACTGTCCCATTTGAAAGAAATGGTGAGAGGGTGAAGGAGCTGCGCTACCACTTTGTCCAG CGCATGATGGAACTGGAAGCTAGTGAGCCACCCTGTCACTTCATTTACATGGACGAGGCTGGCTTCAATCTGACAAAGCGCAGAAGACGGGGTCGAAACCTTATTGGACATCGAGCCACCATTGATGTGCCAGGCCAAAGGGGTGGCAACATAACTATGTGTGCCGCAATATCAGATAACGGTGTGCTGACACACATTCCACTGATGGGTCCATACAACTCTGAACGTCTAATAGCATTCCTAGACACTTTGTACAGGGATCATATCCTAGGTGGCCCAGCCGAGAATATGGCCCAGCCCAAATATGCCATAATATGGGACAATGTAAGCTTCCACAAGTCAAACCTAGTAAGGCAGTGGTACGCAAACCATAACAGAATGGTGATGGAGTTCTTACCACCATACTCCCCATTCCTCAACCCTATTGAGGAATTTTTCTCAGCCTGGAGGTGGAAGGTGTATGTCCGAgagccacacacacaagtgACCCTTCTGGCTGCAATGGATGCAGCATGCCAAGACATTACTGCAGATTCCTGCAGAGCATGGATTAGGCATGCAAGAAGATACTATCCACGCTGCCTTGCACGGGAGGACATCAGGTGTGACGTGGATGAGAATTTGTGGCCTAACAGACAGGAACGGGAAGAAGCTGAAGATCAGGATTGA